In Dioscorea cayenensis subsp. rotundata cultivar TDr96_F1 unplaced genomic scaffold, TDr96_F1_v2_PseudoChromosome.rev07_lg8_w22 25.fasta BLBR01001629.1, whole genome shotgun sequence, a single window of DNA contains:
- the LOC120256757 gene encoding polygalacturonase inhibitor-like, with amino-acid sequence MATFFQLFSTLLILFLSTSPSIAGKCNKEDEKALISIKSHFNNAYHFASWTNTSACCDWYGVKCSLNSDRVSDLYVIQDSLVGTLPSTIGDLPFLTSLRFHKLPNLTGSIPSSITKLHSLSLLILSWNSLSGPIPSFLSSLTSLTDLDLSFNHFSGEIPPSLSSLPILSALHLDRNNFSGSIPSSFSSFKSSPDLYLFHNNLSGDTSFLFFASSPVTTIDLNRNKLSFDLSLVSSFPVNITYLDLNHNKIFGSIPNSINELTGLTTFNVSYNRLCGEIP; translated from the exons ATGGCCACTTTCTTCCAGCTCTTCTCCACCCTTCTCATCCTCTTCCTCTCAACTTCTCCGTCGATCGCCGGCAAATGCAACAAAGAAGACGAAAAAGCTCTCATTTCCATCAAATCCCACTTCAACAATGCCTACCACTTCGCCTCCTGGACCAACACGAGCGCCTGCTGCGACTGGtac gGCGTTAAATGCTCCCTTAACTCCGACCGTGTTTCCGACCTCTACGTTATCCAAGACTCCTTGGTCGGCACCCTCCCATCCACCATTGGCGATCTCCCCTTCCTCACCTCCCTCCGTTTCCACAAGCTCCCCAACCTCACCGGCTCCATCCCATCCTCCATTACCAAGCTCCACAGCCTCTCCCTCCTCATCCTCAGCTGGAACTCTCTCTCCGGCCCCATTCCTTCATTCCTCTCCTCCCTCACATCCCTCACCGACCTTGACCTCTCCTTCAACCACTTCTCAGGCGAGATCCCTccttctctctcctctctcccTATCCTCTCGGCTCTCCACCTTGACCGTAACAACTTCTCTGGATCCATCCCTtcctctttctcctcctttAAGTCCTCACCAGATCTTTATCTCTTTCATAACAACCTCTCCGGCGACACCTCCTTCTTGTTCTTTGCTTCCAGTCCTGTGACTACAATTGATTTGAACAGGAATAAGTTGAGTTTTGATCTCTCGTTGGTGAGTAGTTTTCCAGTGAATATCACTTATCTGGACTTGAACCATAATAAGATCTTTGGGAGCATCCCAAACTCAATTAATGAGTTGACCGGACTAACCACGTTCAATGTTAGTTACAACCGGCTTTGCGGCGAGATCCCGTAG